A genomic segment from Nicotiana tabacum cultivar K326 chromosome 7, ASM71507v2, whole genome shotgun sequence encodes:
- the LOC107805205 gene encoding phototropic-responsive NPH3 family protein NPY2, whose product MKFMKLGSKPDTFQSDGNNIRYVASELASDITVNVGDVKFYLHKFPLLSKSTSLQKLVANASEANCDEVHIHDIPGGPTAFEICAKFCYGMTVTLNAYNVIAARCAAEYLGMHEAIEKGNLIYKIDVFLNSSIFRSWKDSIIVLQTTKSQSRLCEELKLISHCIDAIASKASIDVNRVDWSYTYNRKKLPEENGDDPNLNGIRSRMVPKDWWVEDLSELEVDLYKRVIVTIKNKGIVSSEVIGEAVKAYAYRRFPGFNKGVFQFNDVSKCRAILDTIVWLLPSEKGCVSCSFLLKLLRASISLDSGEMAKAELVKRIGQQLEEASVNDLLIRAADGEGTLYDVHVVQKILEVFMMRDTDSEPQLEDGDEIQEIRKPGILSEASKLMVAKLVDGYLTEIAKDPNLPLSAFVGLAEMVSNFPRPGHDGIYRAIDMYLKEHPGISKSERKRICKLMDCKKLSVDACMHAVQNERLPLRVVVQVLFFEQVRANASSGSSTPDLPKAIRDLNSASYGSSRSATTNTEEDWDAAASAEELRALRGELAALRMGNGGTNDKVNGDAKSHADRAAMSRMKGLLMSKRIFSKIWSNKGGQGENSGSDSSESLGSANLEEAKSTPSRKGRHSVS is encoded by the exons ATGAAGTTTATGAAACTTGGATCCAAGCCTGATACCTTCCAGTCAGATGGGAACAATATCAG ATATGTTGCTTCAGAGTTGGCCTCTGACATCACAGTTAATGTCGGAGATGTAAAGTTTTACTTGCACAAG TTTCCTCTTCTGTCCAAGAGTACCTCTTTGCAAAAGTTGGTTGCTAATGCAAGTGAAGCAAATTGTGATGAAGTTCACATTCATGACATTCCTGGAGGACCTACTGCCTTTGAAATATGTGCCAAGTTTTGTTACGGCATGACTGTTACACTGAATGCTTATAATGTCATTGCAGCGAGGTGTGCAGCTGAGTATCTGGGTATGCATGAAGCTATTGAGAAAGGAAACCTTATTTACAAGATTGATGTTTTCCTGAACTCGAGCATTTTCCGGAGCTGGAAAGATTCAATAATAGTTCTTCAAACTACTAAGTCTCAGTCACGTTTGTGTGAAGAACTGAAGTTGATCAGCCACTGCATTGATGCTATAGCATCCAAGGCTTCCATAGATGTTAACAGAGTGGATTGGTCCTATACGTATAACCGGAAAAAGCTTCCAGAGGAGAACGGAGATGATCCTAACTTGAACGGTATTAGAAGCCGCATGGTGCCAAAAGATTGGTGGGTTGAGGACTTAAGTGAGCTTGAAGTAGATTTATATAAGCGGGTAATTGTCACTATTAAAAACAAAGGCATTGTTTCTTCTGAAGTTATTGGAGAAGCTGTGAAAGCTTATGCTTATAGAAGGTTTCCAGGCTTTAATAAAGGTGTCTTCCAGTTCAATGATGTCTCCAAATGTCGGGCGATATTGGATACGATTGTATGGCTATTGCCCTCTGAGAAAGGTTGTGTCTCTTGTAGTTTCTTGTTAAAACTGCTGAGAGCATCAATTTCACTTGATTCTGGAGAAATGGCAAAGGCAGAACTAGTTAAAAGAATAGGGCAGCAATTGGAGGAGGCTTCTGTAAATGACCTTTTGATTCGAGCGGCAGATGGGGAAGGAACCTTGTATGATGTCCATGTCGTTCAGAAAATACTAGAAGTGTTTATGATGCGAGATACGGATTCTGAACCTCAGCTAGAAGATGGAGATGAAATTCAGGAGATCCGAAAGCCTGGGATTTTATCAGAAGCTTCAAAACTGATGGTGGCAAAGCTAGTAGATGGATACCTTACTGAAATTGCGAAAGATCCTAATCTACCTTTATCAGCATTTGTTGGTCTAGCAGAGATGGTATCCAATTTTCCtcgacccggtcatgatggtatCTATCGCGCAATTGATATGTACCTTAAG GAGCACCCTGGAATCAGCAAGAGTGAGAGGAAGAGAATTTGTAAGCTGATGGACTGCAAGAAGCTCTCCGTGGATGCTTGTATGCATGCTGTGCAAAACGAGAGGCTTCCCCTTCGTGTTGTTGTACAAGTGCTCTTTTTCGAGCAAGTCAGAGCTAATGCCTCGTCTGGGAGCAGTACTCCGGATCTGCCCAAAGCAATTAGGGACCTTAACAGTGCTTCATATGGAAGTTCAAGATCTGCAACAACTAATACAGAAGAAGATTGGGATGCTGCAGCCTCCGCAGAGGAACTCAGGGCCTTGAGAGGAGAGCTTGCAGCCTtaagaatgggaaatggaggaacaAACGACAAAGTTAATGGCGACGCCAAGAGCCATGCAGACAGGGCTGCCATGAGTAGAATGAAAGGTTTGCTCATGTCAAAGAGGATCTTCTCGAAAATCTGGTCGAACAAAGGGGGGCAAGGGGAGAATAGTGGCTCAGATTCGTCCGAGAGTCTTGGATCTGCTAACTTGGAAGAAGCTAAGTCTACACCTTCAAGAAAAGGAAGGCATTCAGTTTCTTAG